One Sphingopyxis macrogoltabida genomic region harbors:
- a CDS encoding DNA topoisomerase IB: MSAVRLIHVDDSLPGIGRERAGDGWRYRDAKGRLIRDRHEIARLNAIALPPAYEDAWFCPAPNGHILATGYDARGRKQYRYHPEFRLAREADKYDRCAAFGHALPLLRARLADDLARRTLCQGRVVGAVVRLLDLAALRVGNEEYVTANKSFGATTLRQHHASLTGRTLRLNYRAKGGTERVVTISDRSLITLVRRLQDLPGQKLFQYDDEGEFCAVGSDDVNAYIRDAMGEEFSAKHFRTWSASVAAFAFLYDANEPPTLKMLLAHVSDWLGNTPAIARKAYIHPAMIAAAQERGDFAAVTGPLPRATKYLSRYERGFLTYLERAPNAAALLRSA, from the coding sequence ATGTCCGCCGTCCGCCTGATCCATGTCGACGACAGCCTGCCCGGCATCGGCCGCGAACGTGCCGGCGATGGCTGGCGCTATCGCGACGCGAAGGGCAGGCTCATCCGCGACCGGCACGAGATCGCGCGGCTGAACGCGATCGCCCTGCCCCCCGCCTATGAAGATGCGTGGTTCTGCCCAGCACCGAACGGCCATATCCTCGCGACCGGTTACGACGCGCGCGGGCGCAAGCAATATCGCTATCATCCCGAATTCCGGCTGGCGCGCGAAGCCGATAAATATGACCGCTGCGCCGCCTTCGGCCATGCGCTTCCGCTGCTGCGCGCGCGCCTCGCCGACGACCTCGCGCGTCGCACCCTGTGCCAGGGACGCGTTGTCGGTGCTGTCGTGCGACTGCTCGATCTGGCCGCCTTGCGCGTCGGCAACGAGGAATATGTCACCGCGAACAAGAGCTTCGGCGCGACGACATTGCGCCAGCACCACGCCAGCCTGACCGGCCGCACGCTCCGCCTCAATTACCGCGCCAAGGGCGGCACCGAGCGGGTGGTGACGATCAGCGACCGCAGCCTGATTACGTTGGTGCGCCGCCTTCAGGACCTGCCCGGTCAGAAGCTGTTCCAATATGACGACGAGGGCGAGTTTTGCGCGGTCGGCTCCGACGACGTCAACGCCTATATCCGCGATGCGATGGGGGAAGAGTTCAGCGCCAAGCATTTCCGCACCTGGTCGGCGAGCGTCGCAGCCTTTGCCTTCCTGTACGACGCCAATGAACCGCCAACGCTCAAGATGCTACTTGCGCATGTGTCGGACTGGCTCGGCAATACCCCCGCGATCGCGCGCAAGGCCTATATCCACCCGGCGATGATCGCCGCGGCGCAGGAACGCGGCGATTTCGCAGCCGTCACCGGACCGCTGCCGCGCGCGACCAAATATCTTTCGCGTTACGAGCGCGGATTTTTGACCTATCTCGAACGCGCGCCCAATGCCGCGGCGCTACTGCGTTCCGCCTGA
- a CDS encoding putative O-glycosylation ligase, exosortase A system-associated, with protein MRDIAFVAFLFAFIGIGFRKPFLFVLCFCYIDIVAPQRLSYFLINSIPISLIVFGLAIFGWLAIDDKRDTRWSGRQFLLLAILIYCWITTIQADFPVEAADKWSWVWKALVWAIFLPLTLRTKLRIEALIVIMLLSAASIAIAGGIKTAAGGGGYGTLQLLLNENFGLYEGSIMSTVGIAIIPLILWYRRHGTIFPPDWRVSLFCFALVFACALLPIGTQARTGLVCLVVLAVLSLRSVKHRFLYIAGAGLLATAAIPFLPQSYTQRMETIRDHKSDQSASTRVAVWMWTWEYAKENPFGGGFNAYIQNRVRVEKAATAYDPNAPQNAEASVYEEHSRAYHSSYFEMLGEQGYPGLAMWLLLHLTGLIQMERLRHRYLKTRRAEEQWIAPLATALQNGHVTYLIGSLFVGIAFQPFIYMMLALQMGLSTYCRRREREAGWRPLTARPAQVPARHPTPNPG; from the coding sequence ATGCGTGACATTGCCTTCGTCGCCTTTCTCTTCGCCTTCATCGGGATCGGCTTTCGCAAGCCGTTCCTGTTCGTGCTGTGCTTTTGCTACATCGATATCGTTGCGCCGCAGCGTCTCAGCTATTTCCTGATCAACTCGATTCCGATCTCGCTGATCGTCTTCGGACTGGCGATCTTCGGCTGGCTCGCGATCGACGACAAGCGCGATACAAGGTGGTCGGGGCGGCAGTTCCTGCTACTCGCGATCCTCATCTATTGCTGGATTACGACGATCCAGGCCGATTTCCCTGTCGAGGCAGCGGACAAATGGAGCTGGGTGTGGAAAGCGCTCGTCTGGGCGATCTTCCTGCCGCTGACCTTGCGCACCAAGCTGCGTATCGAGGCGCTGATCGTGATCATGCTGCTTTCCGCCGCATCGATCGCGATCGCGGGCGGGATCAAGACCGCCGCGGGCGGCGGCGGCTACGGGACGTTGCAACTGCTGCTCAACGAGAATTTCGGGCTCTACGAAGGGTCGATCATGTCGACCGTCGGCATCGCGATCATTCCGCTCATCCTCTGGTACCGGCGTCACGGCACCATCTTTCCGCCCGACTGGCGCGTCTCGCTCTTCTGTTTCGCGCTGGTCTTTGCCTGCGCGCTGCTCCCGATCGGGACGCAGGCGCGCACCGGGCTCGTATGCCTCGTCGTGCTCGCGGTGCTGTCACTTCGGTCGGTCAAGCACCGCTTCCTCTATATCGCCGGCGCCGGCCTGCTCGCCACGGCGGCGATTCCCTTCCTGCCGCAAAGCTATACGCAGCGCATGGAAACGATCCGCGATCACAAATCCGACCAGTCGGCCTCGACGCGTGTCGCGGTGTGGATGTGGACGTGGGAATATGCCAAGGAGAACCCGTTCGGCGGCGGTTTCAACGCCTATATCCAGAACCGCGTCCGCGTCGAAAAGGCGGCGACCGCCTATGACCCCAACGCTCCACAAAATGCCGAAGCCTCGGTCTATGAGGAGCATTCGCGTGCCTATCATTCGAGCTATTTCGAAATGCTCGGCGAACAGGGCTATCCCGGCCTTGCGATGTGGCTCCTCCTCCACCTGACCGGCCTGATCCAGATGGAGCGGCTCCGCCATCGCTACCTCAAGACGCGGCGCGCCGAGGAGCAATGGATCGCGCCACTCGCGACCGCGCTGCAAAACGGCCATGTCACCTATCTGATCGGATCGCTGTTCGTCGGCATCGCCTTCCAGCCGTTCATCTATATGATGCTTGCGCTACAGATGGGGCTTTCGACCTATTGCCGCCGCCGCGAGCGCGAGGCCGGCTGGCGGCCGCTGACCGCGCGGCCGGCGCAGGTGCCGGCCCGCCACCCCACACCCAACCCCGGCTGA
- a CDS encoding TIGR04063 family PEP-CTERM/XrtA system glycosyltransferase: MTRILHVLDHSLPAHSGYTFRTRALMKAQVRNGWEVAGVTGVRHPEPGPDGETVDGLTFYRTPAIAPGRSPIREWREIGALAKRVEALAHDWKPDLLHAHSPVLDGLAALRVGKRLGIPVIYEIRAFWEDAAVGNGTGREGSARYRLTRQLETWAARSADAVAVICDGLRGDLIARGIAADKIIVSPNGVDLDLFGDPPPRDAGLAATLGLAPDDAVIGFIGSFYDYEGIDDLIAAMPALVAAQPNARLLLVGGGPMESALKAQAAASPVAGHIHFAGRVPHDQVERYYSLIDILAYPRKKMRLTDLVTPLKPLEAMAQGKLVAASDVGGHRELIDDGVTGSLFTPDDPAAIAANLAALLENRDIWDERRRTARIFVETHRNWSSNILRYEPVYQRLLQRGGSLRAA, from the coding sequence ATGACCCGGATATTGCACGTCCTCGATCATAGCCTGCCCGCGCACAGCGGCTACACCTTTCGCACGCGCGCGTTGATGAAGGCACAGGTCCGGAACGGATGGGAGGTCGCGGGCGTGACCGGCGTCCGCCATCCGGAACCCGGTCCGGACGGCGAGACGGTCGACGGGCTCACCTTTTATCGCACCCCGGCGATCGCGCCGGGGCGTTCGCCGATCCGCGAATGGCGCGAGATCGGCGCGCTGGCGAAACGGGTCGAGGCGCTGGCACATGACTGGAAACCCGACCTGCTCCACGCCCATTCGCCCGTGCTCGACGGGCTTGCGGCGCTGCGCGTCGGCAAGCGTCTGGGAATCCCCGTAATCTATGAAATCCGGGCTTTTTGGGAAGATGCGGCGGTCGGCAACGGAACGGGGCGCGAAGGCAGCGCCCGGTACCGGCTGACCCGGCAGCTCGAGACCTGGGCCGCGAGGTCGGCCGATGCGGTCGCGGTGATCTGCGACGGGCTGCGCGGCGACCTGATCGCGCGCGGCATCGCTGCCGACAAGATTATCGTCTCGCCGAACGGCGTCGACCTCGACCTGTTCGGCGACCCGCCGCCGCGCGACGCGGGTTTGGCGGCGACGCTCGGTCTGGCGCCCGACGATGCGGTGATCGGTTTTATCGGCAGCTTCTACGATTACGAAGGCATCGACGACCTGATCGCGGCGATGCCGGCGCTGGTCGCGGCGCAGCCGAACGCGCGGCTGCTGCTCGTCGGGGGCGGTCCGATGGAAAGTGCGCTGAAAGCGCAAGCCGCAGCATCGCCGGTGGCCGGCCATATCCACTTCGCCGGCCGCGTTCCGCATGACCAGGTCGAGCGTTATTATTCGCTGATCGATATCCTGGCCTATCCGCGCAAGAAGATGCGACTCACCGACCTCGTCACGCCGCTCAAACCCTTGGAAGCGATGGCGCAGGGCAAGCTAGTCGCGGCATCCGACGTTGGCGGGCACCGCGAACTGATCGACGACGGCGTCACCGGCAGCCTGTTCACGCCCGACGACCCGGCTGCGATCGCCGCAAATCTGGCCGCGCTGCTCGAAAATCGGGACATTTGGGACGAGCGGCGGCGGACGGCACGTATTTTTGTCGAAACCCATCGTAACTGGTCATCAAACATTTTACGTTACGAGCCTGTTTACCAGCGATTGCTGCAACGGGGCGGAAGCCTGCGCGCAGCATAG
- a CDS encoding S24 family peptidase codes for MALDRLLQEKGVDYAQLSARIGRNPAYIQQFIKRGSPRRLAEQDRARIAAYLGVSEALLGGAVQRVAAPSRARGADMVLVPKLAIGASAGAGASVDGEPVEGEVAFDPKWLRGLGADPRALSIIRVEGDSMAPTLNDGDDILVDGGDAAGRLRDGIYVLRMDDVLMVKRVSRAPGQGRISVISDNPHYRSWDDLPMAAVQLVGRVVWTGRRVR; via the coding sequence ATGGCACTCGACCGGCTCTTGCAGGAAAAGGGCGTCGATTATGCCCAGCTTTCGGCGCGCATCGGGCGCAACCCCGCCTATATCCAGCAATTCATCAAACGCGGGTCGCCGCGGCGGCTGGCCGAACAGGACCGCGCGCGCATTGCCGCCTATCTGGGGGTTTCGGAAGCGTTGCTCGGCGGCGCGGTGCAGCGTGTCGCGGCGCCGTCGCGGGCGCGGGGCGCCGATATGGTGCTGGTGCCGAAGCTTGCGATCGGTGCCTCGGCGGGCGCCGGGGCCAGCGTCGACGGCGAGCCGGTCGAGGGCGAGGTGGCGTTCGACCCCAAATGGCTGCGCGGGCTCGGCGCCGATCCGCGTGCGCTCAGCATCATCCGCGTCGAAGGCGATTCGATGGCGCCGACGCTGAACGACGGCGACGACATATTGGTCGACGGCGGCGATGCGGCGGGACGGCTGCGCGACGGCATCTATGTGCTGCGCATGGACGATGTGCTGATGGTGAAGCGCGTGTCACGCGCGCCGGGGCAGGGGCGGATTTCGGTGATCAGCGATAATCCGCATTATCGCAGCTGGGACGACCTGCCGATGGCGGCGGTGCAACTGGTCGGGCGCGTCGTATGGACAGGGCGGCGGGTGCGCTGA
- a CDS encoding acetyl-CoA C-acyltransferase → MRDAVIVSTARTPLTKAARGSFNNTLAPTLGSFSVKAAVERAGLEGGEIDDVVFGAAMQQGSQTMNVARLIALRSGLPVTVPGMSIDRQCSSGLMTIATAAKQIIVDRQDICVAGGIESISKVSGSGKVFIETDAELIAMHEATYMPMIGTAEVVAKRYNISREYQDEYSLQSQQRTAAAQAAGKYDDEIVACPATMAVVNKETKEVTFKDVVADKDECNRADTTLEGLASLKPVMGEGHTITAGNASQLADGSSACVVMEAKVAEKRGLQPLGRYVGMAVAGTEPDEMGIGPVFAIPKLLERFELKMDDIGLWELNEAFAVQVLYCRDKLGIPNELLNVNGGSISIGHPFGMTGARCVGHALIEGKRRGVKYAVVTMCIGGGQGAAGLFEVF, encoded by the coding sequence ATGCGTGACGCCGTCATCGTTTCCACCGCCCGCACCCCGCTGACCAAGGCGGCACGCGGCTCGTTCAACAACACCCTCGCCCCGACGCTCGGCTCCTTCTCGGTGAAGGCCGCGGTCGAACGCGCCGGCCTCGAAGGCGGAGAGATCGACGACGTCGTTTTCGGCGCCGCGATGCAGCAGGGTTCGCAGACGATGAACGTCGCGCGCCTGATCGCGCTGCGCTCGGGCCTGCCTGTCACCGTCCCCGGCATGTCGATCGACCGCCAGTGCTCGTCGGGCCTGATGACGATCGCGACCGCTGCGAAGCAGATCATCGTCGACCGTCAGGACATCTGCGTCGCCGGCGGCATCGAAAGCATCTCGAAAGTCAGCGGCAGCGGCAAGGTTTTCATCGAAACCGACGCCGAGCTGATCGCGATGCACGAGGCCACCTATATGCCGATGATCGGTACCGCCGAGGTCGTCGCCAAGCGCTACAACATCAGCCGCGAATATCAGGACGAATATTCGCTCCAGTCGCAGCAGCGCACGGCTGCTGCGCAGGCCGCGGGCAAATATGACGACGAGATCGTCGCCTGCCCTGCCACCATGGCAGTGGTGAACAAGGAGACCAAGGAAGTCACCTTCAAGGACGTCGTCGCCGACAAGGACGAGTGCAACCGCGCCGACACCACGCTCGAAGGGCTCGCGAGCCTGAAGCCGGTGATGGGCGAAGGCCACACGATCACCGCGGGCAACGCCAGCCAGCTCGCCGACGGTTCGTCGGCCTGCGTCGTGATGGAAGCCAAGGTCGCCGAGAAGCGCGGGCTCCAGCCGCTCGGCCGTTATGTCGGCATGGCGGTCGCGGGCACCGAGCCCGACGAAATGGGCATCGGCCCCGTCTTCGCGATCCCCAAGCTGCTCGAACGCTTCGAGCTCAAGATGGACGACATCGGCCTCTGGGAACTCAACGAAGCGTTCGCCGTGCAGGTCCTCTATTGCCGCGACAAGCTCGGCATCCCGAACGAACTGCTCAACGTCAACGGCGGCTCGATCTCGATCGGCCACCCCTTCGGGATGACCGGCGCGCGCTGCGTCGGCCACGCACTGATCGAGGGCAAGCGCCGCGGCGTCAAATATGCCGTCGTCACCATGTGCATCGGCGGCGGTCAGGGCGCGGCCGGACTGTTCGAGGTTTTCTGA
- the aqpZ gene encoding aquaporin Z, which produces MTNMQKGLAEFIGTFWLVFGGCGSAVLAAGVPDVGIGYLGVSLAFGLTVVTMAYAIGHISGCHLNPAVTVGLWAGGRFDARDIPLYVVAQVLGAIVAAFLLFYIASGTPGYDLATNGLAANGFGEGSPGGYDLWSGLLIEILLTAFFLWIIMGSTDGRAPAGFAPIAIGLALTLIHLISIPVTNTSVNPARSTGPALVVGGLALHQLWLFWVAPAIGGLAGGWLYRTVGADRFPKPNIEGE; this is translated from the coding sequence ATGACGAATATGCAAAAAGGGCTCGCCGAGTTCATCGGCACCTTCTGGCTTGTCTTCGGTGGCTGCGGCAGCGCGGTGCTGGCGGCGGGGGTGCCCGACGTCGGCATCGGATATCTCGGTGTCTCGCTGGCTTTCGGTTTGACAGTGGTGACGATGGCATATGCGATCGGCCATATTTCGGGCTGCCATCTCAACCCCGCGGTGACCGTGGGCTTATGGGCCGGCGGGCGTTTCGACGCGCGCGACATCCCGCTTTATGTGGTCGCACAGGTGCTCGGCGCGATCGTCGCGGCCTTCCTGCTCTTCTATATCGCCAGCGGTACGCCGGGCTATGATCTCGCGACCAATGGCCTTGCCGCCAACGGGTTCGGCGAAGGGTCGCCCGGCGGTTATGACCTCTGGTCCGGTCTGCTCATCGAGATTTTGCTCACCGCCTTCTTCCTGTGGATCATCATGGGGTCGACCGACGGCCGCGCGCCGGCGGGCTTTGCCCCGATTGCGATCGGGCTTGCGCTGACGCTGATCCACCTGATTTCGATCCCGGTGACCAACACCTCGGTCAACCCGGCGCGCAGCACGGGGCCGGCGCTGGTCGTCGGCGGTCTGGCGCTGCACCAGCTCTGGCTGTTCTGGGTCGCACCGGCGATCGGCGGTCTCGCCGGGGGCTGGCTGTATCGCACCGTCGGGGCGGATCGTTTCCCCAAGCCGAATATCGAAGGCGAGTAA
- a CDS encoding mechanosensitive ion channel family protein: MTFSILAAAKAAAPKTATRPATDPLADLRYWWDASVAWINSHWLQIGIAIGAGLAIYFILSMIRRFALKRAQSAPGEFTLTDIVGRVIHKTKSAVLAIIAIRAVAGYAQPPAVIMQLIQTIFTIAVVLQVAIWVREIILGLIQRRASDGHNETLVNAMGIIRLLISVALFAIATIVILDNMGVNVTGLVAGLGIGGIAIGLAAQGIFSDLFAALSIIFDRPFRNGETIKWDTTTATVERVGLKSTRLRSINGELLIVSNTNLLSKEISNFAHLHRRRITFAIGVIYQTTPAMLRDLPALLEEQVKASGHEFIRSSFVTFGPSSLDFELLFDVYSEDYQVVTAARTDVAIRLFEAMAAAGYEFAYPTQTTFTSAPDGTMIMPYPESPEPKARTAKAAKPA; the protein is encoded by the coding sequence ATGACTTTCTCGATCCTTGCCGCCGCCAAAGCCGCCGCGCCGAAGACGGCCACCAGGCCCGCGACCGATCCGCTCGCCGACCTCCGCTATTGGTGGGACGCGAGCGTCGCCTGGATCAACAGCCACTGGCTGCAGATCGGCATCGCGATCGGCGCGGGCCTTGCCATCTATTTCATCCTGTCGATGATCCGCCGTTTTGCACTGAAGCGCGCGCAGTCGGCGCCGGGCGAATTCACCCTGACCGACATCGTCGGGCGCGTCATCCACAAGACCAAGTCCGCCGTGCTCGCGATCATCGCGATCCGCGCGGTCGCGGGCTATGCGCAGCCGCCGGCCGTGATCATGCAGCTCATCCAGACGATCTTCACCATCGCAGTGGTGTTGCAGGTCGCAATCTGGGTGCGCGAGATCATCCTCGGGCTCATCCAGCGCCGCGCGTCCGACGGGCATAACGAGACGCTCGTCAATGCGATGGGCATCATCCGCCTGCTGATCAGCGTCGCGCTGTTCGCGATCGCGACGATTGTCATCCTCGACAATATGGGGGTCAATGTCACCGGCCTCGTCGCCGGTCTCGGCATCGGCGGCATTGCGATCGGCCTCGCCGCGCAGGGCATCTTCTCCGACCTGTTCGCGGCGCTGTCGATCATCTTCGACCGGCCGTTCCGCAACGGCGAGACGATCAAATGGGACACCACCACCGCCACGGTCGAACGTGTCGGGCTCAAGAGTACGCGGCTGCGCTCGATCAACGGCGAACTCTTGATCGTGTCGAACACCAACCTCCTGAGCAAGGAGATCTCGAACTTCGCGCATCTACACCGCCGCCGGATCACCTTTGCGATCGGCGTCATCTACCAGACGACGCCTGCCATGCTCCGCGACCTGCCCGCGCTGCTCGAGGAACAGGTGAAGGCGTCGGGCCACGAGTTCATCCGTTCAAGCTTCGTCACCTTTGGGCCGTCCAGCCTCGACTTCGAACTGCTGTTCGACGTCTATAGCGAGGATTATCAGGTCGTGACCGCGGCGCGCACCGACGTCGCGATCCGCCTGTTCGAGGCGATGGCCGCGGCGGGATATGAATTTGCCTATCCGACCCAGACCACCTTCACCTCCGCCCCCGACGGCACGATGATCATGCCCTATCCCGAGTCCCCGGAGCCCAAGGCTCGCACCGCAAAAGCCGCGAAGCCCGCCTGA
- a CDS encoding MaoC family dehydratase: MATITPQDLQAKVGEHLGTSEWVLVDQEMINKFADATGDHQFIHIDEEKAKLTPFGGTIAHGFLTLSLIPMLGAKTDAPKIEGIKMGVNYGGNKVRFLAPVRSGKRVRSHVKLLELDEKRPGQWQQTNEITVEIEGEEKPALIAEWITQFFI, from the coding sequence ATGGCCACGATCACGCCGCAGGACCTGCAAGCCAAGGTCGGTGAGCATCTCGGCACATCCGAATGGGTGCTTGTCGATCAGGAGATGATCAACAAGTTCGCCGACGCGACCGGCGACCATCAGTTCATTCATATCGATGAGGAAAAGGCAAAGCTGACGCCCTTCGGCGGGACGATTGCCCACGGCTTCCTGACGCTGTCGCTGATCCCGATGCTCGGCGCGAAGACCGACGCGCCGAAGATCGAAGGCATCAAGATGGGCGTCAACTACGGCGGCAACAAGGTCCGCTTCCTCGCCCCCGTCCGCTCGGGCAAGCGCGTGCGCAGTCATGTCAAACTGCTCGAACTGGACGAAAAACGTCCCGGCCAGTGGCAGCAGACTAACGAGATCACCGTCGAGATCGAAGGCGAGGAAAAGCCCGCCCTGATCGCCGAGTGGATCACGCAGTTTTTCATCTAG
- the galU gene encoding UTP--glucose-1-phosphate uridylyltransferase GalU: MLKPIRKAVFPVAGLGTRFLPATKAIPKEMLPVVDRPLIQYAVDEAREAGIEQMIFVTGRGKSAIEDHFDIAFELEKTMSERGKDLSVLEPTRLGPGNCAYVRQQEPMGLGHAIWCARDIVGDEPFAIFLPDEFMHGSPGCMKQMVDAYHRVGGNLISVLEVPRAQVSSYGVIAPGKADGALTEVTGLVEKPAVADAPSNLIISGRYILQPEVMRVLERQEKGAGGEIQLTDAMATMIGKQPFHAVTFDGTRYDCGSKAGYIQANLAVALARPDMAADVRAFAIDLLK, translated from the coding sequence ATGCTGAAGCCGATCCGCAAAGCCGTCTTTCCCGTCGCCGGTCTCGGCACGCGATTCCTGCCCGCGACCAAGGCGATCCCGAAGGAAATGCTGCCCGTCGTCGACCGGCCGCTGATCCAATATGCGGTCGACGAAGCGCGCGAGGCGGGGATCGAGCAGATGATCTTCGTCACCGGACGCGGCAAGAGCGCGATCGAGGATCATTTCGATATCGCCTTCGAACTCGAAAAGACGATGTCCGAACGCGGCAAGGATCTGTCGGTGCTCGAACCGACGCGGCTCGGCCCCGGCAATTGCGCCTATGTCCGGCAGCAGGAGCCGATGGGGCTTGGCCATGCCATCTGGTGCGCGCGCGACATCGTCGGCGACGAACCCTTTGCGATCTTCCTGCCCGACGAATTCATGCACGGCTCGCCCGGCTGCATGAAACAGATGGTCGACGCATACCATCGCGTCGGCGGCAACCTGATCTCGGTGCTCGAAGTTCCGCGCGCGCAGGTCTCCAGCTACGGTGTCATTGCTCCCGGCAAGGCCGACGGCGCGCTGACCGAAGTCACCGGGCTCGTCGAAAAGCCCGCGGTCGCCGACGCACCGTCGAATCTCATCATCTCGGGCCGCTACATCCTCCAGCCCGAAGTGATGCGCGTACTCGAACGGCAGGAAAAGGGCGCCGGCGGCGAAATCCAGCTCACCGACGCGATGGCGACGATGATCGGCAAACAGCCTTTCCACGCCGTGACCTTCGACGGCACGCGCTATGACTGCGGGTCGAAGGCGGGCTATATTCAGGCCAATCTGGCCGTCGCCCTCGCGCGGCCCGACATGGCGGCCGACGTTCGCGCCTTCGCCATCGACCTGCTCAAATAA
- a CDS encoding methyl-accepting chemotaxis protein — translation MTRALPDLVSFPSHRAAVGVDAHLSEVIDIFRGNSQLRILAVLDKADRPVGIVREQRVRELLFCPYWFSLMQNPTIGGSIATMIEPCLTASVTESTASLLRISSASPGHEGLVLVDDGRFVETLDSGQIARLAMLREIELAQERTARAGRVGDAGRQFQQEIATLTDALSDMAREAETVALHLSERAQRTGRDAVSVAGATAQTLAGLKSLGERGHALAAAMAQIVDDGRRARGARQEARVTIAQAGERAAALRAASQSIEQMLALIVDMASRTNMLALNAGIEAARAGDAGRGFAVVATEVKTLARQTRSAAGDITRYVDRIRAVIDEVNDGFDEVERAISANNGFSDAIDRAVDGQSATTLTIASYVEQALSAGREIDVRALDISRGALAVEGGAETLGQLSSRLTHAVQSLHQRTHRFIDTVAAA, via the coding sequence ATGACCCGCGCGCTCCCCGACCTTGTTTCATTTCCCAGTCACAGGGCGGCGGTCGGCGTCGATGCGCATCTGTCCGAGGTCATCGACATTTTTCGCGGCAATTCGCAGCTCCGCATTCTGGCCGTGCTCGACAAGGCAGATCGGCCGGTCGGTATCGTTCGCGAGCAGCGGGTGCGCGAATTGCTGTTCTGTCCCTATTGGTTCTCGTTGATGCAGAATCCGACGATCGGCGGTTCGATTGCGACGATGATCGAGCCCTGTCTGACCGCGAGCGTCACCGAATCGACGGCCAGCCTGCTGCGTATTTCGTCGGCATCGCCCGGACATGAAGGGCTGGTGCTCGTCGACGACGGCCGTTTTGTCGAGACGCTCGACAGCGGCCAGATTGCCCGGCTGGCGATGCTCCGCGAAATCGAACTGGCGCAGGAACGCACCGCCCGCGCGGGCCGGGTCGGCGATGCCGGACGGCAATTCCAGCAGGAAATCGCGACGCTCACCGATGCGCTTTCCGATATGGCGCGCGAGGCCGAGACGGTGGCGCTGCACCTGTCCGAGCGCGCGCAGCGGACCGGCCGCGATGCGGTTTCGGTCGCGGGCGCCACCGCGCAGACATTGGCGGGACTCAAATCGCTCGGCGAGCGCGGCCATGCGCTCGCGGCGGCGATGGCGCAGATCGTCGACGACGGCCGCCGCGCGCGGGGGGCGCGGCAAGAGGCGCGCGTTACCATCGCACAGGCCGGCGAGCGCGCAGCAGCGCTCAGAGCGGCGAGCCAATCGATCGAACAGATGCTGGCGCTGATCGTCGATATGGCGAGCCGAACCAACATGCTGGCGCTCAACGCCGGCATCGAGGCGGCAAGGGCGGGCGATGCGGGCCGGGGCTTTGCCGTGGTCGCGACCGAAGTGAAGACGCTGGCGCGCCAGACGCGGTCGGCGGCGGGCGACATAACCCGATATGTCGATCGCATCCGCGCCGTCATCGACGAGGTGAACGACGGTTTCGACGAGGTCGAAAGGGCGATCAGCGCCAACAACGGCTTTTCCGACGCGATCGATCGCGCCGTCGACGGCCAGAGCGCGACGACGCTGACGATCGCAAGCTATGTCGAGCAAGCGCTGTCGGCTGGCCGCGAAATCGACGTCCGGGCGCTCGATATCAGCCGCGGTGCACTCGCCGTGGAAGGCGGCGCCGAAACGCTCGGGCAACTCTCCTCGCGTCTGACGCATGCGGTGCAGTCGCTGCACCAGCGCACGCACCGCTTCATCGACACGGTGGCCGCGGCGTGA
- a CDS encoding putative quinol monooxygenase, whose translation MSAIGIIATIRVQPGKEAEFEGVFAELAPAVAANEPGNSYYRLFRTEETGVYKVMECYDDDAAVDAHRASDHFRTIGARLGPCLAGAPEIEKLAAV comes from the coding sequence ATGAGTGCAATCGGCATCATCGCGACCATTCGCGTCCAGCCCGGCAAGGAAGCGGAATTCGAAGGCGTCTTCGCCGAACTCGCCCCCGCGGTCGCCGCGAACGAGCCCGGCAACAGCTATTACCGCCTGTTCCGCACCGAAGAGACCGGCGTGTACAAGGTGATGGAATGCTACGATGACGATGCGGCGGTCGATGCGCACCGCGCGTCGGACCATTTCCGTACCATCGGCGCCCGCCTCGGCCCGTGCCTCGCCGGCGCGCCCGAGATCGAAAAGCTCGCCGCCGTCTGA